In the Solibacillus sp. FSL K6-1523 genome, one interval contains:
- the rnr gene encoding ribonuclease R, with protein MTQNNDFQKQILIFMKEEDYNPMTVSEIEEAFELEEADDFRELVKTLVKMEAQGHIVRSRSNRYGLPERMNLLRGKFIGHAKGFGFVAPEEQGMDDIFIPPYEINGALNGDIVLVRVLKETSGDRREGTIVKIVERSKTTFVGTYQANRGFGFVVTDDKKLNMDIFIAKEDALGAVDGHKVVVEVTHWPDETKSATGMITKILGHRNDPGVDILSILYKYDIPPEFPEEVVQAATEVTDEISEQDLVGRRDLRNEVIVTIDGADAKDLDDAVTVVKNADGTYKLGVHIADVSYYVTQGSVLDLEAYERATSVYLTDRVIPMIPHRLSNGICSLNPQADRLTLSCEMTIDGSGHVIKHDIFQSVINTTERMTYTDVYNILEQPDEHPELMERYADLVPMFKNMAELAQVLRNKRMSRGAIDFDFKESKVLVSEEGWPTEIVLRERTVAERLIEEFMLAANETVAEHFHHLELPFIYRIHEDPKPEKLQRFFEFVTTFGLVIKGTGNSVHPKALQEIITAIEGLPEEPVISTMLLRSMQQAKYYPESLGHFGLSTDFYTHFTSPIRRYPDLIVHRLIRTYLINGDTSKETVFQWSQVMDEIADHTSGRERRAVEAERDTDALKKAQFMSDKIGEEFVGIVSSVTNFGMFIELENTVEGLVHISNMADDYYRFDDRSMMMIGERTGRQFRIGDEVKIRVANVVIEESSVDFEIVDMISNARPFRKPTARVIHAGRQEKRRTERTGEKRDRKSRGGSKERPAKEKRSSRSDERDPRGRRKDGKSNDKPKFYEGIAKGKKKKSKKKK; from the coding sequence ATGACTCAAAATAATGATTTTCAAAAGCAAATCCTTATCTTTATGAAGGAAGAGGATTATAACCCAATGACAGTTTCTGAAATTGAGGAAGCCTTTGAATTAGAGGAAGCGGATGATTTCCGTGAACTCGTAAAAACACTCGTTAAAATGGAAGCGCAGGGCCATATTGTTCGCTCGCGTTCCAATCGATATGGATTGCCAGAACGTATGAATTTATTGCGCGGTAAGTTTATCGGACACGCGAAAGGATTCGGCTTCGTGGCACCAGAAGAGCAGGGCATGGATGACATTTTCATACCACCGTATGAAATTAATGGCGCTCTCAATGGCGACATCGTTTTAGTCCGTGTATTAAAAGAGACTTCAGGGGATCGTCGTGAAGGAACAATTGTAAAAATAGTCGAACGCAGTAAAACGACATTTGTCGGGACGTACCAAGCAAATCGTGGCTTTGGTTTTGTCGTGACGGATGATAAAAAGCTAAACATGGATATTTTTATTGCAAAGGAAGACGCTTTAGGTGCGGTAGATGGCCATAAAGTTGTTGTAGAAGTAACACATTGGCCGGATGAAACAAAATCGGCTACTGGGATGATTACGAAAATTTTAGGACATCGAAATGATCCAGGTGTGGATATTTTATCGATTCTTTATAAATATGATATTCCACCAGAGTTTCCAGAAGAAGTTGTGCAAGCTGCAACAGAAGTAACGGATGAAATTTCTGAGCAAGATTTAGTCGGTCGCCGCGATTTACGTAATGAAGTGATCGTGACAATCGATGGCGCGGATGCGAAAGACTTAGATGATGCAGTAACTGTTGTTAAAAACGCAGATGGTACGTATAAGCTAGGCGTTCATATTGCGGACGTTAGCTATTATGTGACACAAGGTTCAGTCCTTGATCTAGAAGCGTATGAGCGTGCGACATCTGTGTACTTAACAGACCGTGTGATTCCAATGATTCCACATCGTTTATCGAATGGCATTTGTTCTTTAAATCCACAAGCTGACCGCTTAACATTGTCTTGTGAAATGACGATTGATGGTAGTGGGCATGTGATTAAGCATGATATTTTCCAAAGTGTCATTAACACAACGGAGCGTATGACGTATACCGATGTGTACAATATTTTAGAGCAGCCAGATGAACATCCGGAATTAATGGAGCGTTATGCAGATTTAGTGCCGATGTTTAAAAATATGGCGGAACTTGCACAAGTGTTGCGCAATAAGCGAATGTCGCGCGGTGCGATTGACTTTGATTTCAAAGAATCGAAAGTGCTCGTATCAGAAGAAGGCTGGCCGACTGAAATCGTGTTGCGTGAGCGTACAGTTGCAGAACGTTTAATTGAAGAATTTATGTTAGCTGCCAATGAAACGGTTGCTGAACATTTCCATCATTTAGAGCTACCATTTATTTACCGTATTCACGAAGATCCAAAACCTGAAAAATTACAGCGTTTCTTTGAGTTCGTGACGACTTTTGGTCTAGTTATAAAAGGTACAGGAAATTCAGTCCATCCAAAAGCATTACAGGAAATTATTACAGCTATTGAAGGGTTACCAGAAGAGCCAGTTATTTCGACGATGCTACTGCGTTCAATGCAGCAAGCTAAGTATTATCCGGAATCCCTTGGTCACTTCGGCTTATCGACAGACTTCTATACACATTTCACTTCACCAATTCGACGCTACCCGGATTTAATCGTGCATCGCTTAATTCGCACGTATTTAATTAATGGCGATACATCGAAGGAAACGGTATTCCAGTGGAGTCAAGTGATGGATGAAATTGCGGATCATACATCGGGTCGCGAACGCCGTGCAGTAGAGGCAGAACGCGATACAGATGCACTGAAAAAAGCACAGTTCATGTCCGATAAAATAGGGGAAGAGTTTGTAGGGATTGTTTCTTCAGTTACAAACTTCGGGATGTTTATAGAGCTAGAAAACACTGTAGAAGGTCTCGTGCATATTTCAAATATGGCCGATGATTACTACCGATTTGATGACCGTTCGATGATGATGATTGGCGAACGTACAGGACGTCAATTCCGCATTGGTGATGAAGTGAAAATTCGTGTAGCCAATGTAGTCATCGAAGAATCTTCAGTAGACTTTGAAATTGTCGACATGATTTCTAATGCACGCCCATTCAGAAAACCAACTGCAAGAGTCATTCATGCAGGACGTCAAGAAAAGCGCCGTACAGAACGTACTGGTGAGAAACGTGACCGCAAATCGCGTGGTGGCAGCAAGGAGCGCCCAGCAAAAGAGAAAAGAAGCAGTCGCTCTGATGAACGTGATCCACGTGGTCGTAGAAAAGATGGCAAATCAAATGATAAGCCAAAGTTCTATGAAGGCATTGCAAAAGGCAAAAAGAAAAAGAGTAAAAAGAAGAAATAA
- a CDS encoding alpha/beta hydrolase — translation MKKAMSAPFLFEAGSRAVLLLHGFTGSSADVRILGRFLEKNGYTSHAPHYKGHGVPPEELIVTSPEDWWQDVMNGYNTLKQAGYEEIAVAGLSLGGVFSLKLALQQPVKGVITMCSPMSMRTTDIMFQGVIEYAQLYKKQEGKNEQKIELEIEAIKNTGMASLPQLPQLIQEVRQSIDLLYAPILVVQSRQDRVIDPQSANVIYNNVESIQKELKWFEQSGHVITLDKERDQLHEDVLAFLNSLDWTV, via the coding sequence ATGAAAAAGGCAATGTCTGCACCATTTTTATTTGAAGCTGGATCACGAGCGGTTTTATTATTACATGGTTTTACAGGAAGTTCCGCGGATGTACGGATACTGGGCCGTTTTTTAGAGAAAAATGGGTATACTTCACATGCACCTCATTATAAAGGGCATGGTGTACCGCCAGAAGAACTGATTGTCACAAGTCCCGAAGATTGGTGGCAAGACGTCATGAATGGATACAATACATTAAAACAAGCAGGCTATGAAGAAATCGCCGTTGCTGGACTTTCTTTAGGTGGCGTTTTTTCATTAAAATTAGCACTGCAACAGCCGGTAAAAGGCGTTATTACCATGTGTTCACCGATGTCGATGCGCACAACCGATATTATGTTTCAAGGTGTCATCGAATATGCACAACTATATAAAAAACAAGAAGGTAAAAATGAACAGAAAATCGAACTAGAAATAGAAGCGATAAAAAATACAGGAATGGCTTCTTTACCACAGTTGCCACAACTTATTCAAGAAGTGCGACAGTCCATTGATCTGTTATATGCTCCGATTTTGGTCGTACAATCACGCCAAGATCGGGTCATTGATCCACAATCAGCAAACGTAATTTATAATAATGTGGAATCAATCCAAAAAGAGCTGAAATGGTTTGAGCAGTCCGGGCATGTCATTACACTTGATAAAGAAAGAGATCAGCTACACGAGGATGTTCTTGCGTTTTTAAATTCATTAGATTGGACAGTCTAA
- the secG gene encoding preprotein translocase subunit SecG produces the protein MHTIFTVLLIIVALSLIVIVLLQSGKSAGLSGAISGGAEQLFGKQKARGMDLVLHRITIVLAVLFFVLALAITKF, from the coding sequence ATGCATACAATATTTACAGTATTACTTATTATCGTAGCTTTATCTTTAATCGTTATTGTATTATTACAATCAGGTAAAAGTGCTGGTTTATCAGGTGCCATCTCAGGTGGAGCTGAACAACTATTCGGTAAACAGAAAGCTCGTGGGATGGATCTAGTGTTACACCGTATCACGATTGTACTTGCTGTTTTATTCTTCGTATTAGCATTAGCTATTACAAAATTCTAA
- a CDS encoding nuclease-related domain-containing protein, whose translation MIQQKSSHYLFIEALANRLRIEDLDAVAVKDEFYRLEAGLAGEMRLQQILSEYSFKHDAQIIYNFECKNEKGSTHQMDALILTASFILILEVKQIAGTLFYKPAQHEFYRIQDDGIHENFPNPFDQAYRHQLFLENQFASWKLDIPLLYTVVIANYRAKLDNSLQNFPIFHISGLPRFLENLNKRFPMKRGNLSFIRSKLDALYFRLPPRRTVESSRLRRGVLCRDCKYLHVMHYVSGSWVCPICRFKSKNALKETLHHYRILIKPEITNREFRDFVGIDSMHTASKILMRLGLEMVGNGRGTYYIIPENILGEEKYIELCFELDMFGREMESASKS comes from the coding sequence ATGATTCAGCAAAAATCTTCACACTATCTTTTCATCGAAGCACTCGCAAATCGTTTGCGAATAGAAGATTTGGATGCAGTTGCTGTGAAAGATGAATTTTACCGTTTGGAAGCTGGTCTTGCAGGTGAAATGAGGCTTCAGCAAATTTTATCGGAGTATTCTTTTAAGCATGACGCCCAAATTATTTACAATTTTGAATGCAAAAATGAAAAAGGTTCTACCCACCAGATGGACGCCCTTATTTTAACCGCTAGCTTTATTCTTATCCTCGAAGTGAAGCAAATTGCTGGTACCCTGTTCTACAAACCTGCGCAACATGAATTTTACCGGATTCAAGATGATGGCATTCATGAAAATTTCCCCAACCCATTTGATCAAGCGTATCGACATCAGCTGTTTTTAGAAAACCAGTTTGCGTCCTGGAAATTGGACATCCCCTTACTTTATACGGTTGTTATCGCGAACTACCGCGCAAAGTTAGACAATTCTCTGCAAAATTTCCCGATTTTCCACATTAGTGGACTCCCTAGATTTTTAGAAAACTTAAACAAGCGTTTTCCGATGAAACGAGGCAATTTGTCATTCATTCGTTCGAAATTGGATGCTCTGTATTTCCGATTGCCACCGCGTAGAACCGTGGAAAGTAGTCGCTTGCGCCGAGGTGTGCTGTGTAGGGATTGTAAGTATTTACATGTGATGCACTATGTGAGTGGGAGTTGGGTTTGCCCAATCTGTCGTTTTAAAAGTAAAAATGCATTAAAGGAAACGCTCCATCATTATCGTATTTTGATAAAACCCGAGATTACTAACCGTGAATTCCGCGATTTTGTAGGTATTGATTCGATGCATACCGCTTCAAAAATTTTGATGCGCCTTGGGTTAGAGATGGTGGGCAATGGGCGCGGGACCTATTATATTATTCCGGAAAATATTTTAGGCGAGGAGAAGTATATTGAATTGTGTTTTGAATTAGATATGTTTGGTCGGGAGATGGAATCGGCTAGTAAATCGTAG
- a CDS encoding IS3 family transposase (programmed frameshift), translating to MAKVSVEQRIQAVQRYIFGHESMNEIAKDNGVTKRVIGDWVRLYEENGVEAFLKSYTKYSAEYKMDVLNYMNETGTSSIDAAARFNISSPGMIRNWRKKFEIGGYDALVSKKKEHLSVKKETKRLAKPTPAEGSVEALEARIKQLEMENAYFKKVECFSSNTRKITNQIKAQVIYELKEIYEVVELIKVADISRSTYYYWEKRLNRVDKYADVKVAIQSIYHEHKGRYGYRRIAKELKKYGFHHDPKTINCLMNTLGIKCEVRMKKYRSYKGNVGKIAPNVLQRDFKAEKMNKKWVTDVTEFHLFGEKRYLSPVLDLCNGEIIAYTVMKRPVYKLVHDMLEQALVRLQPSDQVILHSDQGWHYQMKKYQRTLKQHGITQSMSRKGNCLDNAVIENFFGLLKSELLYLQKFESMAHFEQELQDYIYYYNNKRMKEKLKDLSPVEYRTQVLEAA from the exons ATGGCAAAAGTAAGTGTTGAACAACGTATCCAAGCAGTTCAACGATATATATTTGGACATGAATCTATGAATGAAATTGCGAAAGATAACGGTGTTACAAAACGGGTTATCGGTGACTGGGTTCGTCTTTATGAAGAAAATGGTGTAGAGGCATTTTTAAAATCCTATACAAAATACTCAGCTGAATATAAAATGGATGTACTCAATTATATGAACGAAACAGGTACATCTTCGATTGACGCAGCTGCTCGATTTAATATCTCATCTCCTGGTATGATACGAAATTGGAGAAAGAAGTTTGAGATTGGCGGTTATGATGCCCTTGTTTCTAAGAAAAAGGAGCATCTATCCGTGAAAAAAGAAACAAAAAGATTAGCCAAACCAACTCCAGCTGAAGGATCTGTAGAGGCATTAGAAGCACGTATTAAACAATTAGAAATGGAGAATGCGTACT TTAAAAAAGTTGAATGCTTTAGTTCAAATACAAGAAAAATTACCAATCAAATCAAAGCGCAAGTAATTTATGAACTAAAGGAAATTTATGAAGTAGTGGAATTAATCAAAGTCGCTGATATTTCACGTAGTACGTATTATTACTGGGAAAAACGCTTGAATCGTGTTGATAAATACGCAGATGTGAAAGTCGCAATTCAGTCCATTTATCATGAACATAAAGGGCGTTATGGTTATCGTCGAATTGCCAAAGAACTGAAAAAATACGGCTTTCATCATGATCCTAAAACGATTAACTGTTTAATGAATACTCTTGGTATAAAATGTGAAGTCCGTATGAAGAAATATCGTTCGTATAAAGGAAACGTTGGGAAAATTGCTCCAAACGTATTACAACGTGATTTTAAAGCGGAGAAAATGAACAAAAAATGGGTAACAGACGTGACAGAATTCCATCTATTTGGAGAAAAACGTTATTTATCGCCTGTACTTGATTTATGTAATGGTGAAATCATTGCCTATACGGTAATGAAACGTCCAGTGTATAAACTAGTCCATGATATGTTAGAACAAGCATTGGTGCGCCTTCAACCAAGTGATCAAGTCATTCTTCATTCGGACCAAGGCTGGCACTATCAAATGAAAAAGTATCAACGGACATTAAAACAACATGGGATTACGCAGAGTATGTCCCGTAAGGGCAATTGTTTGGACAACGCAGTCATCGAAAACTTCTTTGGCTTATTAAAATCTGAACTCCTGTACCTACAAAAATTTGAATCCATGGCGCATTTTGAACAGGAACTCCAAGACTATATTTACTATTACAACAACAAACGAATGAAGGAAAAATTAAAAGACCTAAGCCCGGTGGAATACCGAACTCAGGTCTTAGAAGCTGCTTAA
- the eno gene encoding phosphopyruvate hydratase codes for MPFITQVYAREVLDSRGNPTVEVEVFTESGAFGRAIVPSGASTGEYEAVELRDGDNSRYLGKGVEKAVENVNTLIAEELENQYSVLDQVVVDQALIALDGTENKGKLGANAILGVSMAVAHAAADYLDVPLYQYLGGFNSKQLPVPMMNIINGGEHADNNVDVQEFMIMPVGAENFKHALRMGTEIFHHLKAVLKEKGYNTAVGDEGGFAPNLGSNEEAITVILEAIEKAGYKAGEEIRLAMDVASSELFNKEDGKYHLKGEGVVRTSEEMVAWYEELTSKYPIISIEDGLDENDWAGHKLLTERIGNRVQLVGDDLFVTNTAKLAQGIEQGVGNSILVKVNQIGTLTETFEAIEMAKRAGYTAVISHRSGESEDATIADIAVATNAGQIKTGAPSRTDRVAKYNQLLRIEDQLGATARYEGLNSFYNIK; via the coding sequence ATGCCATTCATTACTCAAGTATATGCTCGTGAAGTTTTAGACTCTCGCGGTAACCCAACAGTAGAAGTAGAAGTATTTACAGAATCAGGTGCATTCGGTCGCGCAATCGTACCATCTGGTGCATCAACTGGTGAATATGAAGCAGTAGAATTACGCGATGGCGACAACAGCCGTTATTTAGGTAAAGGCGTTGAAAAAGCAGTTGAAAATGTTAACACATTAATCGCTGAAGAATTAGAAAACCAATATTCAGTATTAGACCAAGTTGTAGTTGACCAAGCGTTAATCGCACTTGACGGTACAGAAAACAAAGGTAAATTAGGTGCCAACGCAATCCTTGGTGTATCGATGGCCGTTGCTCATGCTGCAGCAGATTACCTTGATGTGCCATTATACCAATACCTTGGTGGCTTCAACTCAAAACAATTACCAGTACCAATGATGAATATCATCAACGGTGGTGAGCACGCAGATAATAACGTAGACGTGCAAGAGTTTATGATTATGCCAGTAGGTGCTGAAAACTTCAAACATGCATTACGTATGGGTACTGAAATTTTCCACCATTTAAAAGCGGTATTAAAAGAAAAAGGTTACAACACAGCTGTAGGTGATGAAGGCGGTTTTGCTCCAAACCTAGGCTCAAATGAAGAAGCGATTACAGTTATTTTAGAAGCAATTGAAAAAGCCGGTTACAAAGCAGGCGAAGAAATTCGTTTAGCAATGGACGTAGCATCTTCAGAGTTATTTAACAAAGAAGACGGCAAGTACCACTTAAAAGGTGAAGGCGTAGTTCGTACTTCAGAAGAAATGGTAGCTTGGTACGAAGAATTAACTTCTAAATACCCAATCATCTCAATCGAAGACGGCTTAGACGAAAACGACTGGGCTGGTCACAAATTATTAACAGAGCGCATCGGTAACCGCGTACAATTAGTAGGTGACGATTTATTCGTAACGAACACGGCTAAACTTGCACAAGGTATCGAGCAAGGCGTTGGGAACTCAATTTTAGTTAAAGTAAACCAAATCGGTACATTAACTGAAACGTTTGAAGCAATCGAAATGGCAAAACGCGCTGGCTATACAGCAGTTATCTCACACCGTTCTGGTGAATCAGAAGACGCAACTATTGCAGACATCGCAGTAGCTACAAACGCTGGTCAAATCAAAACAGGTGCACCATCTCGTACAGACCGCGTTGCGAAATACAACCAATTATTACGCATTGAAGATCAATTAGGTGCAACAGCACGCTATGAAGGATTAAACTCTTTCTACAATATTAAATAA
- the gpmI gene encoding 2,3-bisphosphoglycerate-independent phosphoglycerate mutase, which yields MPKEPVALIILDGFAFRDEVKGNAVAQANKPNFDRFWNAYPHATLTASGESVGLPEGQMGNSEVGHLNIGAGRIVYQNLTRINKSIREEDFFRNEQFLAAVEHAKAHGSKLHLMGLLSDGGVHSHYEHLFALLKLAKDNGLEEVYVHGFLDGRDVGPATARDYIAETEKQMASIGIGKFASVHGRYFAMDRDKRWERVQLTYKALVDGVGETATSALAGVESSYEQNVYDEFVQPVVITQDGAPVATIDTNDAVIFFNFRPDRAIQLSTVFTNENFAGFELSDKQPTNVKFVSFTHYSDEVHAEVAFQSNNLDNTVGEVISKAGKTQLRIAETEKYPHVTFFMSGGREANFDGEERILIASPKVATYDLQPEMSAYEVTDALLEAIAADQFDAIILNFANPDMVGHSGMLEPTIKAIEVVDECLGKVVDAIIAKGGKAIITADHGNSDEVVTLDDNPMTAHTTNPVPVIVTEPDVVLHQDGILADLAPTMLQLLTIEQPVEMTGKSLIMPKEQN from the coding sequence ATGCCTAAAGAGCCCGTTGCATTAATTATTTTAGATGGCTTTGCCTTTCGTGATGAAGTAAAGGGTAATGCCGTAGCACAAGCAAATAAACCAAATTTCGATCGTTTTTGGAACGCTTATCCGCACGCGACATTAACAGCGAGTGGAGAATCAGTAGGGTTACCAGAAGGACAAATGGGAAATTCTGAAGTAGGGCACTTAAATATTGGTGCAGGGCGCATTGTTTATCAAAACTTAACGCGTATTAATAAATCGATTCGTGAGGAAGACTTCTTCCGCAACGAACAGTTTTTAGCTGCTGTGGAGCATGCAAAAGCACATGGCTCTAAGCTTCATTTAATGGGCTTACTATCAGATGGCGGCGTTCATAGTCATTATGAGCACTTGTTTGCCTTGTTAAAATTAGCGAAAGACAATGGCTTGGAAGAAGTATATGTCCATGGATTTTTAGATGGCCGCGATGTAGGTCCTGCGACAGCACGTGACTATATTGCAGAAACTGAGAAGCAAATGGCATCCATTGGCATCGGGAAATTTGCGAGCGTTCATGGTCGTTATTTCGCAATGGACCGTGACAAACGTTGGGAACGTGTTCAGTTAACGTATAAAGCGTTAGTGGATGGCGTCGGTGAAACAGCTACTTCTGCATTAGCAGGTGTGGAATCATCTTATGAGCAAAACGTTTATGATGAATTTGTTCAACCGGTTGTCATTACGCAAGATGGTGCGCCAGTTGCGACGATCGATACAAATGATGCGGTCATTTTCTTTAATTTCCGTCCAGACCGTGCAATTCAGCTTTCTACTGTATTTACGAATGAAAATTTTGCCGGTTTTGAGCTGTCAGACAAGCAACCAACTAACGTAAAATTCGTCTCATTCACGCATTATAGTGATGAGGTGCATGCTGAGGTTGCGTTCCAATCAAACAACCTTGATAATACAGTAGGTGAAGTCATTTCGAAGGCAGGTAAAACGCAATTGCGCATTGCCGAAACGGAGAAATATCCACACGTAACATTCTTTATGAGCGGTGGACGTGAAGCGAATTTTGATGGGGAAGAGCGTATTTTAATCGCTTCGCCAAAAGTAGCGACATATGACTTACAGCCTGAAATGAGTGCTTATGAAGTGACAGATGCACTGCTTGAAGCAATTGCAGCAGATCAATTTGATGCAATCATTTTAAACTTTGCAAATCCAGATATGGTTGGACATTCAGGAATGCTAGAACCTACAATTAAAGCAATTGAAGTAGTCGATGAATGTTTAGGGAAAGTAGTCGATGCGATTATCGCAAAGGGCGGTAAGGCAATCATTACGGCGGACCACGGAAATTCAGATGAGGTCGTAACGCTGGATGATAACCCGATGACAGCCCATACGACAAATCCAGTGCCTGTTATTGTGACAGAGCCGGATGTTGTGTTACATCAAGATGGCATTTTAGCGGACTTAGCGCCGACAATGCTACAGTTATTAACGATTGAACAACCTGTTGAAATGACAGGGAAATCATTAATTATGCCAAAGGAACAAAACTAA
- the tpiA gene encoding triose-phosphate isomerase: MRKPIVAGNWKMYKTFDEAVDFVEAIQQAIPSPEKVDAVICAPALYLPTLVVAAEDSSLAIGAQNMHFEDEGAFTGEISPAMLSNIHVDYCVLGHSERREMFNETDEAVNKKVRAALNHGIVPIICCGETLEEREAGTTEQKVAGQITKALEGFTSAEVQHMVLAYEPIWAIGTGKTATADDANAVCGAIRAVVEKLYDTETAQAIRIQYGGSVKPENIVELLGKEHIDGALVGGASLQVDSYLKLLEAAANA; this comes from the coding sequence ATGCGAAAACCAATCGTAGCAGGAAACTGGAAAATGTATAAAACATTTGATGAGGCGGTTGACTTTGTTGAAGCGATTCAACAAGCGATTCCTTCTCCAGAGAAAGTAGATGCAGTTATTTGTGCTCCGGCATTGTATTTACCAACGTTAGTAGTGGCGGCAGAAGATTCTTCATTAGCAATTGGCGCACAAAACATGCATTTTGAAGATGAAGGTGCCTTTACAGGAGAAATTAGCCCAGCGATGCTATCAAATATTCACGTAGATTACTGTGTTTTAGGCCATTCAGAGCGTCGTGAAATGTTCAATGAAACAGATGAAGCAGTAAACAAAAAAGTACGCGCGGCATTAAATCATGGCATCGTACCAATTATTTGCTGTGGCGAAACGCTTGAAGAACGTGAAGCGGGTACTACAGAGCAAAAAGTAGCGGGTCAAATTACGAAAGCTTTAGAAGGTTTTACATCCGCAGAAGTACAGCATATGGTACTTGCATATGAGCCAATTTGGGCAATCGGTACAGGTAAAACAGCAACAGCTGATGATGCGAATGCTGTATGTGGTGCAATTCGTGCCGTTGTTGAAAAATTATACGATACAGAAACAGCACAAGCGATTCGCATTCAGTATGGCGGTAGCGTAAAGCCAGAAAATATCGTAGAACTTTTAGGAAAAGAACATATTGATGGAGCACTTGTTGGCGGTGCAAGCTTACAAGTAGACTCTTATCTAAAATTATTGGAGGCAGCAGCAAATGCCTAA
- a CDS encoding phosphoglycerate kinase codes for MFLKKSMNDVAVKGKRVFVRVDFNVPMEDGRITDETRIRAAIPTIAQLVDNGAKVILASHLGRPKGEVKEDMRLTAVGVRLSELMNQPVTKLDESIGEAVEAAVNNMQEGDIVLLENVRFHKGEEKNDAALAESFAKLADLYVNDAFGAAHRAHASTEGIAKFVPAVSGLLMEKELDVLGKALSNPERPFTAIIGGAKVKDKIDVIENLLDKVDHLIIGGGLSFTFVKAMGHDIGKSLLEEDKIELAKSFIEQAKAKGVELHMPVDAVVANEFSKDADTQVVAIDAIPADWMGLDIGPKTAENFAEVIGKSNLIIWNGPMGVFEIDKFANGTKTVADAMAQTNGYTIIGGGDSAAAVEKFEVASQMNHISTGGGASLELMEGKQLPGIVALNDK; via the coding sequence ATGTTTTTAAAGAAATCAATGAACGATGTAGCAGTAAAAGGGAAGCGCGTATTTGTACGTGTCGATTTTAACGTACCGATGGAAGACGGGCGCATTACAGACGAAACGCGTATTCGTGCAGCGATTCCGACAATCGCGCAATTAGTTGATAATGGGGCAAAAGTGATCTTAGCTTCTCACTTAGGCCGTCCGAAAGGCGAAGTAAAAGAGGATATGCGATTAACTGCGGTTGGCGTACGTCTTTCTGAATTAATGAATCAACCTGTAACAAAGCTAGATGAGTCAATTGGCGAAGCGGTTGAAGCAGCGGTTAACAACATGCAAGAAGGCGACATCGTGTTACTTGAAAATGTACGCTTCCATAAAGGCGAAGAAAAAAATGATGCAGCTTTAGCAGAAAGCTTTGCAAAATTAGCAGACCTTTATGTGAATGATGCATTCGGCGCAGCTCACCGTGCCCACGCTTCAACAGAAGGTATCGCGAAATTCGTGCCAGCTGTTTCAGGTTTATTAATGGAAAAAGAATTAGATGTTCTTGGGAAAGCATTATCAAATCCAGAGCGTCCATTTACGGCAATTATCGGTGGGGCGAAAGTGAAAGATAAAATCGACGTTATCGAAAACTTATTAGATAAAGTAGATCACTTAATTATCGGTGGCGGTCTGTCATTTACATTTGTGAAGGCAATGGGTCATGATATTGGGAAATCTTTATTAGAAGAAGATAAAATCGAATTAGCGAAAAGCTTTATCGAGCAAGCGAAAGCAAAAGGTGTCGAGTTACATATGCCAGTTGATGCCGTTGTAGCAAATGAATTTTCAAAAGATGCGGATACACAAGTTGTTGCGATTGATGCGATTCCAGCTGACTGGATGGGCTTAGATATCGGACCAAAAACAGCTGAAAACTTTGCAGAAGTCATCGGGAAATCAAATTTAATCATTTGGAACGGACCAATGGGTGTATTTGAAATCGACAAGTTTGCAAACGGTACGAAAACGGTTGCAGATGCAATGGCACAAACAAATGGCTATACAATTATCGGTGGCGGTGACTCGGCTGCAGCAGTAGAAAAATTCGAAGTAGCATCACAAATGAACCACATTTCAACAGGTGGCGGTGCCTCTCTTGAATTAATGGAAGGTAAACAATTACCAGGTATTGTGGCATTAAACGATAAATAA